A single region of the Branchiostoma lanceolatum isolate klBraLanc5 chromosome 1, klBraLanc5.hap2, whole genome shotgun sequence genome encodes:
- the LOC136436958 gene encoding uncharacterized protein has product MRTVSVTVLVLLLSVVKASFTQENGWRRSLDKTKTINFTTKEDLRDMNSVALQDKSLNRCTAVGGLEVHEIILPTPFRRFMACDEGKEALSYSGGIEMQTDCPFATVKSVALSSNYSHKRSDQNRAAALLSTRMETAGQRMTEQRQHFRTISEQSNSVMTFARCLPIPHQFYLRKIYMFCALPVKVAFLVMSSTITFLIVMLFVQLIFRSKYIEHILDHCFRRFVLRFLLISISILVLNGGFIFIGFTACLVYETVTLICQKPNSKCRVYKCIFEYPVQVLWLLLLEWNNTKRQNPHVHSSLHVRCRRNG; this is encoded by the exons ATGAGAACG GTGTCAGTAACCGTTCTTGTGCTGTTGTTGTCGGTGGTAAAGGCCAGTTTCACCCAAGAAAATGGCTGGAGAAGAAGTCTCGACAAGACCAAGACAATCAACTTCACGACAAAGGAAGATTTGCGGGATATGAACTCAGTAGCGCTACAAGACAAAAGTCTGAACAGATGTACGGCAGTCGGTGGTCTGGAAGTCCATGAAATCATTCTGCCGACACCTTTCAGACGTTTCATGGCTTGTGACGAGGGGAAAGAGGCCCTGTCGTATTCGGGAGGTATAGAAATGCAAACCGACTGTCCATTCGCCACAGTGAAGAGCGTCGCGTTATCATCAAACTATTCACACAAGCGGAGTGATCAAAACCGCGCAGCAGCGCTCCTATCAACTAGGATGGAAACTGCAGGGCAAAGAATGACAGAACAGCGACAACATTTTCGAACAATATCAGAGCAATCGAACTCAGTGATGACATTTGCTAGATGCCTGCCTATACCGCACCAGTTTTATTTGAGAAAAATCTACATGTTTTGTGCTTTGCCGGTAAAAGTAGCTTTTCTCGTCATGAGTTCTACAATCACTTTCCTGATTGTCATGCTGTTTGTTCAACTCATTTTTCGCTCCAAATATATCGAGCATATTTTGGACCACTGCTTTCGCCGTTTCGTGCTTCGTTTTCTGTTGATTTCTATAAGCATTCTTGTGCTGAACGGGGGATTCATTTTCATTGGTTTTACAGCATGTCTCGTCTACGAAACAGTGACCCTTATTTGCCAGAAACCGAATTCGAAGTGTCGTGTCTACAAGTGTATTTTTGAGTACCCGGTACAAGTATTGTGGCTGCTATTACTGGAGTGGAACAACACCAAAAGGCAAAACCCACATGTACACTCCTCTTTGCATGTACGATGTCGGAGAAATGGGTAG